The genomic window TGAATAGATCGAAAAACCCTTGCCAGGAGGGATCGTAATAAGAATGCGACCAAATAACCGATTCTGGTATTCTCCGTACAACCTTCTCCCAGAAATAGAAAGCAAACATCGGTAAATCTGGTAGAATTGCCCCCAACAAAATGGGGAAATGATTTTCTGGGCGGCTTTTTCGCCCCAATAGGAGAAGATTGAGAACTGCATGAGCCGGAGTATTCATCGTTCTATGGCATTAACGCAATATTCTAACGTTCGTGCATAGCGCTATCAACGAAAGAAAGGGTTACGGGAAAGGAGATCGACGCTTATTTCAAGAACAAACCGAAAGTAACCGCATTCCCTTCCCAGCTAGCACCTAATTTCTGATTTGAATGCTCCGCCGCACCTGCCAACCCACATAAGCCAGTAACATTGTCGCGCCAAAGGCGTAAGCAATCCCACTGGGAAGACCGGAAAACGCCATTGCTAAACTGCCTACCCACAGCGTTAGGGCGTAAATAAACAGTACCGTTAGCCGTTGAGAAATTCCCGCTTTCAGCAAGCGGTGGTGCAGGTGGCGTTTGTCCGCAAGGAACGGAGAACAACCGCTACTAATGCGAGAAACAATGACCGACGACATATCCACGATGGGAACCGCAAGAATTAAATAGGGCAGTACCACGGCTGTTACGGCTGTCGTTTTGACTAAACCAATCGCGCCCACTCCTGCAAGAGTAAAGCCCATAAAATAAGCGCCCCCATCCCCCATGAAAATTTGAGCGGGATTAAAGTTATAGCGCAAAAATCCCAACGCCCCTCCTGCTAAAGCAGCAGCAATCAAAGCGGCGGCGGGTTGGTGCATGAATAGCGTGACCACAAGCATCACTACGGCGGCAATGCCCGAAACGCCTGCGGCTAGACCGTCTAAACCATCGATCCAGTTGATGGCGTTTGCCATACCCACTAACCAAATAACGGTGACCGGGAGGCTGACCCACCCGTTCAGGTCAATGAGTCCGTTGAAGGGAATTGAGAGAAAGTCAATGCTAACTCCCATACTCCATACCCCAGCAGCAACCGCCATTTGCATCAGTAAACGGGAGAGGGGACGCAAGTTAAATAAGTCGTCTGCCAAACCAATAAGGAAGAAGCCAATCCCTCCGAGGGCAACTCCTAGGATTCCTCCTTTTTGTTCTGGGGATAATCCAACAAAGGCTCCCAATAGCCAGACAATGGCTAGGGCAGCAACCGTTCCTGCGAAAATGGAAATACCTCCCAGGCGTACCATCGGTTGTTCGTGGACTTTTCGAGCATTCGGACGATCGACATAGCCATTTTTAAGACCGAGGAATTTTACGACTGGCGTACTCCAAAGAACAACAGTAGCGGAAACGAGAAAAGCAATGAAATGAAACAGATATTGATAGGCTGGCATTTGGATTGTGAGCCTACTAGGATTCGCACAAAGTCTACATCAATTACGTCCCTTTAGCCTAGTCATCCGCACAAATTTGTTGTTGAGTGCTTAATGGCAAGAGAATTTCACGCAGAAAACATGAGTTTTCTTTCAGCCATCACTATAGCAGTAACCATTCAGTTTCTTTGGCGATTGCTTAGTTTGCTGGGGGTGCAAAAACTTTTAACGCACCGGGATGACATTCAATTTCAACGGGGGTGGTGCCGATGATTTCTCCGTCTAGCACAATTTTTTGAGGGGGATCTGCGATGACTCTGATTTGTTTTGCGCCGAAGTGAACTGTATTTTCGGAATTGGTTCCCAGTTTTACTAATGCGGCACCAAATAAACCGATCATTGTGGTGAGTGCTTCTGTGCGGCTTTCTGCTGTGGAGATGGTAACGTCTAGCAATCCATCATCTACGACCACTTGACCCGTTCCTTGGGCTAGAATGGAGGTTGGGGGAGCGGCATTGGCAATGGTAATTGCTCCTGCTTGGAATTTTTGTACTGTTCCTTCAATTTCAATTTCTGTCTCAAAGAGTTCTTGTTCGTTGAGTTGTTGCCAACCTGCCATGATGTAGGCTAAAGCACCCCAGCGATTTTTTGCTTCTCGACTGGTTCGTTCGATGGTTTCGGCTTCGTAGCCGATGCCGGCTAAAAGAATTAGGGGCAAATCGTTGCAACGTGCTGCATCAACAACGCGGGTGTTCCCCGCTAAAATTGTTTCGCAGGCGCTTCTAATGGGGTTGATGCCGGGGGCAATATTTAAAGCGACAGCGAAGGCGTTTGCTGTTCCTCTGGGAATGATTCCTAGGGGGATTCCCGTCCCCATGATTTCTCCCGCAACGACTGAAACCGTTCCGTCTCCTCCAGAAGCAATAATGAGATCGGCGTTGGACGCGATCGCGGTTTGGGCTAATTCTTCTGCACCGATCTCTGGCGTGGTGAGGTGAACCTGCACTTGCATCTGAGCTTCGAGTAATTCTTGAATGAGTTTTAGATCTTGTTCGACATTACCTTGACCGGAGACGGGGTTAAATATTAAGTGTGCGATGCGGCTTTGGCGAAATTTTTCCGCGATCGCGTCGGCAGTTGCGCGATTGGTGGCTAAGGCAACGTTATGCACCGCGCAAACTCGTTGAAGCGTTTGAATTTCGGGTTCGTGGGGTTGAGCCTGTAGCGGATCGATGAAGAAAATGACGGCACTGATTTGACTGGTTGCAACCATCGCTGCAATTTGCGCATCTCCTCCCACAGAACCGGATAGCACCTGCTCTACTTGCAGGCTAGTTTCCTGTTGAATGCGCTGTCCGGTGGTTTCTGTCGCAACCAAATGATAGCGAGAAAACAGAGACTCATTTGCTTGTACAAAGTCTGCCATCTCATCTTTCTGACCATCGTGAGCAATCAGCGCTAGTTTAGCTGGCATTCTGGGAGTCCTTGAAAATTTCGCTAATTGTTTAGTGTATCAACTGCATCAGTGCCGAGCATCTGCCCATTGGATTAACTCACTTAATTAACTAATTGATTAGTTAGTTATAGCAGTCGCCATGACAGTTATCAGTCATCGGAGGGAATAGGGAACAGGGAATAGGGAAGAGTAAAAAGAAATTACCGCAGAGTAAGGGTTTTAGCTTCATAATACACATTAAGCCTCTATCAGCTCTCAGCCATTTGTGTGTTAAAAAATCCCCGTCTCCGCGTCACCCCGTCACCGTGTCTCCGTTTCATCTCATCTCCCCTGCGTCCTCGACTAATGCTTCTGTCTCTTCAACGACTGCTTCCGTTGCCTCAGCCGCTTCTTGCGCTGCATTTTGGGTGCAACCTCGGATTCTATGGTTTGGCGCATGAGGCTTTGAGGAACGGTCACCGGGCTGCTCTCTGGTGTTATTCCTTCAAATCTTTTTGCGTTCATTTTCCCGCTACAGGCTTGAGTGAACAGCATTAAAAATCCCGCACACACAACGAGAAGAATTTGCATCCAATGATCGCGCAATCTCATTAATCTTTGCATTATGGTATTTCCTTGTATATAAGAATGCGGGTGTTAGAACTGTTCCGCATTGACAAAAATAATACCTTCCATCACCAAATGCGACAAAACCGGAACGATCTCGCTTTCCCAATCAAAGTCTGACAGCCAATTTACCACGTCAGAACCCGTAAATTGTTCGTAATGAAATAAATGCTCTACAAATTTTTGAGGTACGCCGTTGAGAGTAATTTCTTTGTTGTCTGCAAGGATGCGATATCCCGATTCATCGGGTAAAGGGTCAATCTGAATGCGTTGAGAGGGGGGACGTGTAAAGGTTGTTTCGATCCCTTGGGGGAAAATATTAAACCCGGCTTGATGGGGGAAGGAGTAGGGTGCAAAGGGTTTTTCCGAGTGCGCGATCGCGCGGCTATACTCTTCGATAAGCTGTTCGTCGGATAAAGCCGCGATCGCGTCCGCTTTTAATGCTTTAATCTGTTCTGCTAAGGAGACGGGAGCCGCATCGGTGAGTAAGGGTAGGTTAGCACACCAATTTTCGCGATCGCGCGCCTGTTGAATGAACCACTCCAGAAAATCAATCCCCGTTTTCGCCAACACCCCCAAAGTTAAGTGCAAGGAGGGTTGAGTTCCCGCAACCGCATAGTGCCAATGTCCGCGAGGTATGTAGAGAACATCTCCCGGTTGCAAGGTACAACGCAGAACGGGGGGGACTTCTGGCGGTTCGAGACGGGCAGATTTTTGATCGATGAGGGGATACTTAACTGTATCGGGAAAAACGTACCATTCTTTATCCCCATCCACCTGCAAAATAAAAACTTCGTGGGTGTCGTAATGGCACTTAAATCCTTGAGTTCCCGGCCAAGAACAGTACGTATTAACCTGGACGGGATGCCCGATTTCTCGACGCAATGCCGCAACAAAGCGAGTAATTTCTGGGACGAGTTTGTGGACGCGATCGATAATTAGCGTTGCACCTTCTTGACAGTGTTGAACGAAATTTTCATTTTCTTTCGCCTCTAAAACCTGTCCGTCTTTGGCTAAACGCAGTGCTGGAAATTCAAATTCGTGGTAATTGAGGAGTTCTGTGAGTTTTTCCCAGGAAAATAGAGAATTAAAGCGACGATCTCCTCGTGCGGTAAGATGAACGCTCTTTTTTGTCCAAACCTCCTTTAAAAAGGTTTCTTGGGAGTAGGGACTCACTAAATCAGTCAAAACAGACATTTTGTGTTACTAAAACATGAATTAAAACTCTAACTTGCTAGTTATAAGTTCAGTCTTATCAAGATTCCCTCTAACTCAATAAAATAAATGGCAAAGCTTTTGTCTATCATCTCTTTTTCTAAAGGGGATTGAGAGATCGACATCAATAAGCTGTTACGCATTTAAATTGGGAACGAGACTAACAGAGATCGCAACGTCTCTTATGCTTAATATCTGCAACTGGCAAGTTTATCTAATAGTAAAACTTAGGGGAGTCAGAGACGATCGTCAACTCCCCTAAGATGGGTGCGAGCTTATTCTGAATACTGAATATTCAGAGACTCTATTTAAGTGCTAATCGGAACCGTCGCCATCAAAATCGGAACCATCGCCATCATAAGCAGCCGTTGTCTGGGAGGGATTTCCTTTAACTGTTGCTTTCGCGTAAGGTTCAATTGTTTTGACTTCAATTGCAATACGACTTGTTCTCATTGAGTTGGTGTTTAACATGATGCACCTTTGCAAAAAATTTAACGTTATCACACCCTATCATAATGCAAAAGACTTTCAATAAAGATTTTTGCCCGGAAAAAGTTTTATTGAAATTGCGTCAAGAAATGTTAACTTCCTGAAAGTTAGAATAGTAAAAAAATTCCCACGCGATCGCGATGCTGCTGAAACCCGAACAACGAATAAAAATTGACTCTGACGACGACAACCAGTTTTATGACTTTCCCCGCTTTGTGAATCACGTCGATAACAATTTTATCGACCAACTTACAAACTTGTATCGAGAAGAACTGCAACCCAATACGCGCATTCTCGACTTAATGAGCAGTTGGGTATCTCACTTACCCCAAGAGATTAAATTTGCTCATGTGGAAGGACAGGGGATGAATGAGGAGGAATTAGCAAAAAATCCCCGTCTCGACCATTACTTTGTCCAGAACTTGAACAAAAAACCCGAACTTCCTTTGCGAGATCGCGATTTTGATGCGGTTCTGATTGCTGTTTCCGTACAATACTTGCAATACCCCGAAGCGGTGTTTAGCGAAATTCATCGCATTCTTAAACCCGGTGGCGTTGTAATCGTCAGCTTTTCCAATCGAATGTTTTTCCAAAAAGCGATCGCGGTATGGCGAGATAACACAGAAGCTAATCGTGTCGAACTTGTCAAAAGCTACTTTAAATCAGTTCCCGGTTTCAAAGAACCCCGCACGATCTCTCGCCAGTCTGAAGCATTAAGTTTCCTACAACGGCTAGGAATGGCAGGAACCGATCCTTTTTACGCTGTTATTGCTCGATGTTAGGTTTTTTGCAAGCTTTGGAAAGGGTCGAAATGCCTATGGTAAGTTTGCAATAACAACGGGATGCTCCCAAGGGAGAATGACCAATAAAGGCGGGAAAACCCCGCCCCTGGGATTAGATGCCGCGAGAAATTCCGGCAACTTTTTGGGATTCGGTAGTGGGTTCTGCTTGTTCGGCAAATTGGGTATCCAACTCGAAATCAAGCTCGACTTCACCATGCGCTTCAAGCGTGCGAGAATCTTCGATGCCGTTCATGGCATTCATGAGGTTTTGCATCGCGTATTCAAGATGGTTGCCTGCATCCACCGCAACCCAACCGGAACTCATGAGATGCCGCCATTCAAAGTGAAGGTGAGGTCCTGTGGAGAATCCGGTACTTCCTACTAAGCCAATGGGTTGTCCTTGTTCGACAAGTTCGCCTGCTTGGACAAAGATTTGTGAGAGGTGGGCGTAGCGCGATTCTTGGGTGCCGTCTTCGTGGCGCAGTGCCACCATTAAACCATAACCGCCAACGTGTTCCGCGATCGCGACTTGTCCGGCATAAGCAGCCACAACAGGCGTTCCCATTGGAGCAGCGATATCGGTTCCACTATGCATCCGTTGCGAGCCGGAAATGGGATGAACGCGCAAGCCGAACGCAGAGGTAATACTTGCTGGGATGGATAAGGGGAATAATAAGGAGGTATTTTCAGTGAGAACCGCCTGACGTTTTGCTCGGTTGTAATACGCTAATTGTTCTGGGGGAATTGCTTGTGCGCCAGAACGTTGGATTACGGGAACTTGTTGGACTCTGGAGTTGAAAACCGCCGAACGTTGCGAACGGATTCGCGTTTGGGGTGCGGCAATTCGCTTAGATTGGGATTGGGATTGGGATACGGCAATAGCTCGACCGTTACGAGAAGTTGCCAGGGGTCGTCGTGGTGCAATCCTGCCGCAGTTTTGCGACAAACTGCCATTTCCGGAAACGGTTTTACACCCCGTGCGGCGTTCGGTGAAGGCAACGGAGGGCTTGCGCATTGAAGGCGAAGAGCCGAGATTATCAACGTAATTTCTAGTTCCCGTTTGCGCTCTGGGGTTGGAATTCTGAATGACTATGGGCGAGGCGGGCGCGCGATCGATTAGGCTTTCGGGAACGCGGTTGGGCGTGGTTTCGGGAACAGAGACGTTTGGCGCGGCGAGTTTGGGAGACTGTTGAGAGGTTCTGACTCTGGGTGCGGGAGCCGGGGCGCTAACTCTGGGTGCGGGAGCTGGGGCGCTGACTCTGGGTGCGGGAGCCGGGGTGCTGACTCTGGGCGCGGGAGCCGGGGCGCTAACTCTGGGTGCTGGAGCTGGAGCGCTAACTCTGGGAGCTGGAGCTGGGGCGCTAACCCTGGGTGCAGGGGCTGGTGCAGAAGGTGCAGCAGGGATGACTACCGGGTCAACTAATGAGTCAGTTTGGGCGACAACCATTCCGCTACCCAGAACGGTACAACCGCCGATTAACGCAACCCCTCGCAGGAGTAGGGAGTGACGAGCAGCACGCTCGGTGGGGTTGTTGTTTTTTGGTGAATGATGGGTCATCTTCTCCTCACTACTCATTTAAATAATGGTGGCTTGTTTGAATATGAAGTCAAATCGCGCGCTTGTTTTAGATGGATTGCCAGTAAATACCAAAAGATAGAAGGGTTTTGCTTTTGGTTAATTGACGAGCAATTTCTGAAATATACTTCCTCTGTTGTAAATTCGACTCGCTCCTTATAGTACAGAAATTTACTGAATTTGTTTCATGCAATTTTTTTGACGAATGTTTGGGGTGGGAGTTTCGTAGCCTAGGCTGATTGTACCGGGCATTCGACAAATTTCTACGGCTGCACCCTGAGACTGTAAGCGAAGGCGTAAGGCTCCTGTTGGCTCAATTCCAACGATGGTAGCGGGACAACCATCGACAACGATCGCGCGATCGCGGTAAGCCAATAGCTCAAAATAAGAAGACAGAATATTTTCTATTCCTTCATC from Lusitaniella coriacea LEGE 07157 includes these protein-coding regions:
- a CDS encoding glycosyltransferase family 4 protein — its product is MPAYQYLFHFIAFLVSATVVLWSTPVVKFLGLKNGYVDRPNARKVHEQPMVRLGGISIFAGTVAALAIVWLLGAFVGLSPEQKGGILGVALGGIGFFLIGLADDLFNLRPLSRLLMQMAVAAGVWSMGVSIDFLSIPFNGLIDLNGWVSLPVTVIWLVGMANAINWIDGLDGLAAGVSGIAAVVMLVVTLFMHQPAAALIAAALAGGALGFLRYNFNPAQIFMGDGGAYFMGFTLAGVGAIGLVKTTAVTAVVLPYLILAVPIVDMSSVIVSRISSGCSPFLADKRHLHHRLLKAGISQRLTVLFIYALTLWVGSLAMAFSGLPSGIAYAFGATMLLAYVGWQVRRSIQIRN
- the mgsA gene encoding methylglyoxal synthase produces the protein MPAKLALIAHDGQKDEMADFVQANESLFSRYHLVATETTGQRIQQETSLQVEQVLSGSVGGDAQIAAMVATSQISAVIFFIDPLQAQPHEPEIQTLQRVCAVHNVALATNRATADAIAEKFRQSRIAHLIFNPVSGQGNVEQDLKLIQELLEAQMQVQVHLTTPEIGAEELAQTAIASNADLIIASGGDGTVSVVAGEIMGTGIPLGIIPRGTANAFAVALNIAPGINPIRSACETILAGNTRVVDAARCNDLPLILLAGIGYEAETIERTSREAKNRWGALAYIMAGWQQLNEQELFETEIEIEGTVQKFQAGAITIANAAPPTSILAQGTGQVVVDDGLLDVTISTAESRTEALTTMIGLFGAALVKLGTNSENTVHFGAKQIRVIADPPQKIVLDGEIIGTTPVEIECHPGALKVFAPPAN
- a CDS encoding cupin domain-containing protein; protein product: MSVLTDLVSPYSQETFLKEVWTKKSVHLTARGDRRFNSLFSWEKLTELLNYHEFEFPALRLAKDGQVLEAKENENFVQHCQEGATLIIDRVHKLVPEITRFVAALRREIGHPVQVNTYCSWPGTQGFKCHYDTHEVFILQVDGDKEWYVFPDTVKYPLIDQKSARLEPPEVPPVLRCTLQPGDVLYIPRGHWHYAVAGTQPSLHLTLGVLAKTGIDFLEWFIQQARDRENWCANLPLLTDAAPVSLAEQIKALKADAIAALSDEQLIEEYSRAIAHSEKPFAPYSFPHQAGFNIFPQGIETTFTRPPSQRIQIDPLPDESGYRILADNKEITLNGVPQKFVEHLFHYEQFTGSDVVNWLSDFDWESEIVPVLSHLVMEGIIFVNAEQF
- a CDS encoding class I SAM-dependent methyltransferase, with amino-acid sequence MLLKPEQRIKIDSDDDNQFYDFPRFVNHVDNNFIDQLTNLYREELQPNTRILDLMSSWVSHLPQEIKFAHVEGQGMNEEELAKNPRLDHYFVQNLNKKPELPLRDRDFDAVLIAVSVQYLQYPEAVFSEIHRILKPGGVVIVSFSNRMFFQKAIAVWRDNTEANRVELVKSYFKSVPGFKEPRTISRQSEALSFLQRLGMAGTDPFYAVIARC
- a CDS encoding peptidoglycan DD-metalloendopeptidase family protein, translating into MTHHSPKNNNPTERAARHSLLLRGVALIGGCTVLGSGMVVAQTDSLVDPVVIPAAPSAPAPAPRVSAPAPAPRVSAPAPAPRVSAPAPAPRVSTPAPAPRVSAPAPAPRVSAPAPAPRVRTSQQSPKLAAPNVSVPETTPNRVPESLIDRAPASPIVIQNSNPRAQTGTRNYVDNLGSSPSMRKPSVAFTERRTGCKTVSGNGSLSQNCGRIAPRRPLATSRNGRAIAVSQSQSQSKRIAAPQTRIRSQRSAVFNSRVQQVPVIQRSGAQAIPPEQLAYYNRAKRQAVLTENTSLLFPLSIPASITSAFGLRVHPISGSQRMHSGTDIAAPMGTPVVAAYAGQVAIAEHVGGYGLMVALRHEDGTQESRYAHLSQIFVQAGELVEQGQPIGLVGSTGFSTGPHLHFEWRHLMSSGWVAVDAGNHLEYAMQNLMNAMNGIEDSRTLEAHGEVELDFELDTQFAEQAEPTTESQKVAGISRGI